Genomic segment of Dactylococcopsis salina PCC 8305:
AACGTTCTCCCGATTTTAAAAGAGGATAATAATCTAAATTTGTGGGTTGAGTGGGATTGATTTTTGTCGAAAGTTCCCTTAATTCTTCATCAGTAAAAAATGATTTCAAAACAGCGCCTCCCGTATTTGATGCGCCTCCTGTTAACCATAAATTCCCAAAACGATGGCTGTAAATTCCAGATTGATAATCTTGAATCGGGGTTTCACTGAGTAATTTTAAAACCAAAGTTGAACCAAGAGAGGTGACAGCTTCTCCAGGTTGATTCGCACCACTGGCGATAAACGCCGCAATGCTGTCTGTCGTTCCTGTACAAACTTCGCAATTCGTAGGAAAATGAAACTGATTGACTAGATCAGGGAGAATCTTCTTAATCGCTGTTCCAGGGGCGAAAACTTGGGGCAAAATGGAAAAACTGGGCTGATTTTGTAACCATTGCGGATAAGACAGTTGTTCCACATCATAGCCTAATTTGAGGGCGTTATGATAATCAGTAACTCCTAATTGACCATGAAGTAGAAAAGCCAGCCAGTCCGCTTGATGGAGGAAATAAGCAGCTTTAGACAGTTGATTTTCCTGTTCCCAGTATAGAAGTTTTGCCAAACTGGAAGAAGCACTTTGCACTACATGATCGGAGGGGGCGATCGCGCTTAAACGTTCTAAAATTGGATCAGGGACTCGATCATTGTACAATAAGGGGGCGGTGATGGGATAGCCCGCTCGATCGCACAGTAAAACCGTTCCCGACGTGCCATTAATTGCGATGCGAGTAATCTTGGGTCTTATATCGATCGAAATTGCCTCTAACAGAAAAAACAACGCCTCACGCCATTGTTCAAGCCAGTTTTCCGCCGTATCAAAAGAACATTCCTGCTGCGTCAAAATGCTTTTATGTTCATCAATAACAACGGCTCTCGCCCCTGACGTGCCAAAATCAATTCCCAAGTAAAACATGATTTCCTTGCTGTCAGTCAATGCGGAACTCGGGACTTGAACCCGAAAGTCCTTGCGAACACTAGAACCTGAATCTAGCGCGTCTACCAATTCCGCCAGTTCCGCGTCTTTGGGTTCAAACAACCCAGAGAGTTATAATTACATATGCCAAGGCAGATGTCAAGTTTGACCTTGCTTTCGGTTCTAAAATGGGGAAAAAATTGAATCTAATCAGAAACACTGTTTAAGATAGAGAAACCTTGAGAGTAATTTAACCCAGATTACTGGCTTTCTTCTTCTTGGCTAAAGATAACAGAGAAAACCGTTAATATTGGAATTACTCAGGACGCACAGGAGCAGAAATTAACACGCTGACTGACAAAAAATCAAATCAACTCAGACAGCACAGGAATCATCAAAATACATATGAATAAAGGTAGCATGAATCAAGAAGCAATTAACGTGAACTCAAACAATCATCAAAATCAATCCACTCCCTATCAAGGACAGTCTTGGCTGGTAGAAGAAAGAGACGCTTGTGGTGTCGGTTTTATCGCCTCAAAAAATGGCAAAGCCACCCATGAATTAGTTCAACAAGCAGTAACCGCCCTTGGTTGTTTAGAACATCGCGGCGCTTGTAGCGCTGACCGTGACTCTGGCGATGGGGCAGGTATTATGAGCGCGATTCCCTGGCAATTGTTCCAAAAATGGTTAAAGGAAAATAATCTTTTTATTCCTTCCCGTGAACATTTGGGAGTGGGAATGTTGTTTCTTCCCTTAGACGAGGAAAAAGCGCAAAAAGTGCGAGACTGTGTGGAAGCAGTTCTAAAAGAACATAGTTTATATTTGGTGGGTTGGCGACCCGTTCCCGTAAAATCAGAGGTATTAGGAGAACAAGCAAAGGCGAACCGTCCTCGCGTAGAACAAGTTTTATTCGCTTCCCCCACGCAACAAGGGGATGATTTAGAAAAAACACTCTATATCACCAGCGCAAGAATTAAACAAGCCGTGATTGCTTCAGAAGGGTTAGACAATCCTGATGACTTCTATATCTGCTCTTTCTCTAACCGTACCATTGTTTATAAAGGTATGGTGCGCTCAGTGGTACTCGGAGAATTTTATCTCGACTTGCAAAACCCAGACTTTATCAGTCCCTTTGCGATTTATCACCGTCGGTTCAGTACCAATACCATGCCGAAATGGCGACTCGCTCAACCGATGCGTTTATTGGGACATAACGGCGAAATTAATACCTTGCTCGGTAACATTAACTGGATGTTAGCACGGGTGAATGATTTAAAAGCTCCTCATTTGCAAAATGAAGAATTATCGGCTCTTCCTTTAGTGAGTCAAGACAAAAGTGATTCTGCTAACTTGGACAACGTGATGGAGCTTTTAGTACAAGCGGGACGGACACCAATGGCAGCCCTAATGATGCTTATTCCCGAAGCCTATCAGAATCAGCCTGAATTAGCCGATCGTCCTGAAATCACCGACTTTTACGAATATCATCGCGGGGTACAAGAACCTTGGGATGGACCGGCTTTAGTTGTCTTCAGTGATGGGAAGACTGTTGGGGCTAACTTAGATCGTAATGGCTTACGTCCAGCACGTTACTGTATTACCAAAGATGATTATGTCATCGTCGGTTCAGAAGCGGGAGTGCTACCGATACCCGAAGCCGATATCGTGGAAAAAGGTCGCCTCGGTCCAGGGGAAATGTTGGCGGTTGATTTAGAAGGTCATCAAATCCTGAAAAATTGGGAAATTAAAGAAAAAGTCGCCAAAGAAGCGCCCTATGGGGAATGGTTACGTCAAGAACGGAAAACGATTCCTTTACAGAATTTCCCTGATGCGCCACAAATGAATCAAACGGAATTGTTACAGAAACAGTCCGCTTTTGGTTATACCGCCGAAGATATGGAAATGATTATCCAAGCCATGGCGACTCAAGGCAAAGAACCAATTTTCTGCATGGGGGATGACATTCCTTTAGCGGTATTATCCGATAAACCGAGGTTATTGTTTGATTACTTTAAACAACGGTTTGCTCAGGTGACAAACCCTGCAATTGATCCGTTACGGGAACAACTGGTGATGTCGTTGCAGATTTGTTTAGGGGAAAAAAGAAATTTATTACAAGCAACCCCTGAACACGCTCGGATGTTGAAATTAGAAACGCCAGTTCTCAATGATGGGGAGTTAGAAGACATTAAAAATTGTGGGTTTACCACCAGTGAACTCTCGACTTTGTTTGCGGTATCTGATGGCCCCAAAGGGTTAGAAAAAGCGATTCAACGGCTGCAAACGGAAGCAGAAACTGCTGTCAGAGAAGGAAGTAAAATTTTGGTGCTGTCTGACCGCGCTGGTTCAGGAGTTAATGAAGCGTCTAGTTATATTCCTCCCTTGTTAGCGGTGGGTGCGGTTCACCATCACTTGATTCGTCAGGGATTACGGATGAAAGCCTCATTGGTGGTCGATACAGCACAGTGCTGGAGTACCCATCATTTCGCTTGTTTAATTGGTTATGGTGCGTCTGCGGTGTGTCCTTATTTAGTGTTGGAAAGTATCCGTCAATGGATTGCTGATGAGAAGACGCAAAAGCTCATGGCAAAAGAACGCATGGAGAAAATTTCTGCAACTGAGGCCCAGGAACAATATCGCCATGGGGTGGAGTTAGGGTTATTGAAGATTCTCTCGAAAATGGGAATCTCTCTCTTGTCTAGTTACAATGGGGCGCAAATTTTTGAAGCCATTGGTTTAGGGGAAGATGTGATTAATCTGGCGTTTGCGGGAACAACTTCTCGTGTCGGTGGTTTGAGTGTCTCGGAAGTGGCGCAAGAGGTGATGAATTTCCATCATCGGGCTTTCCCAGAGTTACAAGGGAAGAAGTTAGAGAATTTTGGTTTCTTTAATTATCGTCCGCGTGGGGAATATCACATGAATAGCCCAGAGATGGCGAAGGCGCTACATAAGGCGGTCGCTGGTGAAGAGTATGACCATTATGAGGTTTATACGAAGTATTTAGAGGGGCGAAAAGCGACGGCGTTACGGGATTTATTGGACTTTAGCACCGATCGCGCGTCTATTCCTTTAGAGGAAGTCGAACCCGTTGAAGAGATTGTCAAACGCTTCTGCACTGGCGCAATGTCACTGGGATCACTGTCGCGGGAAGCACACGAAACCCTCGCTGTTGCGATGAATCGCATCGGCGGGAAATCCAATTCTGGAGAAGGGGGAGAAGACCCCGATCGATACGCAGTGGTTGATGATGCGGATACGGAGGGACATTCTGCTAAATTCCCCCATCTGAAAGGGTTACAAAATGGCGACACGGCAAGTTCTGCAACCAAACAGGTGGCTTCGGGACGGTTTGGGGTTACTCCTGAATATCTGATGAGTGGTCAACAAATTGAGATTAAAGTGGCGCAAGGGGCGAAACCTGGGGAAGGAGGACAACTCCCTGGGAAGAAGGTCAGCCCTTATATTGCCATGTTACGACGGTCTAAACCAGGTGTCCCTCTGATTTCTCCTCCTCCTCACCATGACATTTATTCCATTGAGGATTTATCCCAGTTAATTTTTGATTTACATCAAGTGAATCCCGAGGCAAAAGTTTCTGTGAAGTTAGTGGCGGAAATTGGCATCGGGACGATCGCCGCTGGGGTGGCAAAAGCCAACGCTGATGTGATCCAAATTTCAGGACACGATGGCGGCACGGGTGCGTCTCCTCTCTCTTCTATTAAACACGCTGGAACGCCTTGGGAGTTAGGTGTAACGGAAGTACATCGGATGTTGTTAGAAAATCAACTGCGCGATCGGGTTTTACTCCGTGCTGACGGGGGAATTAAAACCGGTTGGGATGTGCTA
This window contains:
- the gltB gene encoding glutamate synthase large subunit, producing the protein MNKGSMNQEAINVNSNNHQNQSTPYQGQSWLVEERDACGVGFIASKNGKATHELVQQAVTALGCLEHRGACSADRDSGDGAGIMSAIPWQLFQKWLKENNLFIPSREHLGVGMLFLPLDEEKAQKVRDCVEAVLKEHSLYLVGWRPVPVKSEVLGEQAKANRPRVEQVLFASPTQQGDDLEKTLYITSARIKQAVIASEGLDNPDDFYICSFSNRTIVYKGMVRSVVLGEFYLDLQNPDFISPFAIYHRRFSTNTMPKWRLAQPMRLLGHNGEINTLLGNINWMLARVNDLKAPHLQNEELSALPLVSQDKSDSANLDNVMELLVQAGRTPMAALMMLIPEAYQNQPELADRPEITDFYEYHRGVQEPWDGPALVVFSDGKTVGANLDRNGLRPARYCITKDDYVIVGSEAGVLPIPEADIVEKGRLGPGEMLAVDLEGHQILKNWEIKEKVAKEAPYGEWLRQERKTIPLQNFPDAPQMNQTELLQKQSAFGYTAEDMEMIIQAMATQGKEPIFCMGDDIPLAVLSDKPRLLFDYFKQRFAQVTNPAIDPLREQLVMSLQICLGEKRNLLQATPEHARMLKLETPVLNDGELEDIKNCGFTTSELSTLFAVSDGPKGLEKAIQRLQTEAETAVREGSKILVLSDRAGSGVNEASSYIPPLLAVGAVHHHLIRQGLRMKASLVVDTAQCWSTHHFACLIGYGASAVCPYLVLESIRQWIADEKTQKLMAKERMEKISATEAQEQYRHGVELGLLKILSKMGISLLSSYNGAQIFEAIGLGEDVINLAFAGTTSRVGGLSVSEVAQEVMNFHHRAFPELQGKKLENFGFFNYRPRGEYHMNSPEMAKALHKAVAGEEYDHYEVYTKYLEGRKATALRDLLDFSTDRASIPLEEVEPVEEIVKRFCTGAMSLGSLSREAHETLAVAMNRIGGKSNSGEGGEDPDRYAVVDDADTEGHSAKFPHLKGLQNGDTASSATKQVASGRFGVTPEYLMSGQQIEIKVAQGAKPGEGGQLPGKKVSPYIAMLRRSKPGVPLISPPPHHDIYSIEDLSQLIFDLHQVNPEAKVSVKLVAEIGIGTIAAGVAKANADVIQISGHDGGTGASPLSSIKHAGTPWELGVTEVHRMLLENQLRDRVLLRADGGIKTGWDVLMAALMGAEEYGFGSVSMIAEGCIMARICHTNNCPVGVATQQEKLRKRFTGTPGHVVNFFYFVAQEVRMLLARLGYRRLDEVIGRSDLLTYRENVTLTKTQSLNLACLTNLPDVRENRAWLEHETVHSNGPVLDDELLNDAEIQQAIENQTQITKSLSIVNTDRTVGARIAGKIAKQYGDTGFKGEINLNFNGAAGQSFGAFNLTGMNLKLVGEANDYVGKGMNGGEIVIVPPEEATYEPANNAIIGNTCLYGATGGYLYANGQAGERFAVRNSFGYAVITGAGDHCCEYMTGGVVVVLGKVGRNVAAGMTGGIGYFLDEENNFPAKVNTEIVTYQRIASKAGEAQLKELIAAHAQRTGSEKSRMILENWETYLPKFWQIVPPSEAETAIANSEVAAEEKTLTSV
- a CDS encoding FGGY-family carbohydrate kinase — its product is MFYLGIDFGTSGARAVVIDEHKSILTQQECSFDTAENWLEQWREALFFLLEAISIDIRPKITRIAINGTSGTVLLCDRAGYPITAPLLYNDRVPDPILERLSAIAPSDHVVQSASSSLAKLLYWEQENQLSKAAYFLHQADWLAFLLHGQLGVTDYHNALKLGYDVEQLSYPQWLQNQPSFSILPQVFAPGTAIKKILPDLVNQFHFPTNCEVCTGTTDSIAAFIASGANQPGEAVTSLGSTLVLKLLSETPIQDYQSGIYSHRFGNLWLTGGASNTGGAVLKSFFTDEELRELSTKINPTQPTNLDYYPLLKSGERFPINDPNLSPKLTPRPDDDVIFLQGLLESIARIEAQGYQKLRELGATPLQQVYTAGGGAKNEVWRRIREEYLQVSVIASPQTDAAYGTAKLALHSS